Within the Arachis duranensis cultivar V14167 chromosome 10, aradu.V14167.gnm2.J7QH, whole genome shotgun sequence genome, the region ACTAAACATTCATAATAATTGGAAACCCTAACCTTTATCAAATAAggaaataatcataaaataataatcataatagaAATGTTGGAAACCACTCTTAAGGTTATGATTAGTAGGTGCCTTCGATCTTAAAATACACAGACAGGAAATGGAGATAAGACAAAAAGGAGGTCTGGCAAATCCGGAAATCATATTATAGGGGACCAAAAATTTCATACATACTACCCAAACTCCTTACAACTAGACTAGTTTTAATGGCCTATCAAATTACTTTTGTGAtgtatgataaaaatattttttctcaaatttgtATGAAATCTACATAGCCTCATTCTTTTCGTATATTATTatgatattataataaaatacaatagtaaacaaCTATAGCAATTAATACAGAGCAATAATAGGTGAGCTTATAAAAATGGGTTAGTctctgagagagagagagagagagagagagagagagagagagagataagaTCCCCACACTATTATTATacgaatttaaaataaatcaaaaaattaatcaaatagaatacatttaatttaaacatttataaaactaaatataCTATTCTTTATAaacttttattcttaaaaataagTAACGTGTAAAACAATACTAATATAGATAATAACAAGTAAACTAGTAAAGTTATATTAATGttgttattgataaaaatacaaataattatattagacGGCAAGCAACAAATATAAGAATAACATCTAAAATGAGAAACACAAAATGCTAGAACTGGGACTTGAACCCACATTACAACGGCAAAATGACAATGATAAAGATAGATACTTCTAACAATACCTCCAGCCTCTGGGCAGGACTCATCCTCTCCAATTCTGGACTGATATTTTCTTCTCTCAATAGTGTGCTTTGACTTGGACATTGACTGCACATTTGAATCTCCATAAGCAACAAAGTTATCCTCCTCCGAATCACCATTTGGTGATAACTCGCCCTCTTCCTTCTCAGTTTTACAAGGCCCAGCAGATTCTTCATGGCTTCTAACTTTACTGCTCTGAGTTGGTACCCCATCGGCCACTGTAACTGGAGCTGTAACATCAGACCCCTGAGACAATGATAGGAAGAGAAACATATCAGAGTCAATTGAAAACAGCACTTGATTAAGAAGAAAGCAGAAATAAACTAGGTAAAACTTGAAATTTGCCACAAATTGCGAATAAGAGTATTCACACCTCTACCAAAGTAGCATTTACTTCCTGAGGTTTAGGTACGGATTCGTCAGCGTCAGTAGGTCGAGAAGGAGTAGTGACAGCGCCTTTTAATATAAACAAAACATTATTCTTTATAAGAACGGAATCCAGTtatcaaagacaaataaaaaagaactaaacaTTGAAAACACATAAACTGGAAAAACCTAAAGCATGAGAAATTAATTTCACAGCTGTAAACAGACCTGGAGTCAATTCTTCGTTGTTCCTGCTAGGAttatcttctaatttttctccTCTAACTGAAATTAATGCATTGTTTTTAGCTCCTTGTTCATCAGCAGAAAATTGTTTATTAATCCCAGAGACTTTATTGTTGCACTCTATATTTGTCTGCCCTTTATCCAGTGGGGGTTCATCTCTACAGAAATTTTCACGACCAACAGATCCATTTTCTTTATCATTAGCTGCAGCACTAGTCCGGTGAACATTCTTTACATCAGGTACTCTACCATCCGCTTCATTCTTGTCAGATTTTGGTAACCTTGAATTAATTGAAATGGAGTCTCCATGAGGACTTCCATTGCCTGCATTGCCAACATTAGGCCCTGCTTTCCTCTCTTCCACCTTTTCTGTCCCATGTGATCGGGAAGGAACACCAAGCATCGGCTCCAAAAAGGTACACCAGAGCCTCATAGTTTTATTCATCAACTCCCTACTAGAGTAAATCTCCTCACATGAATACCGAATAAGTTTATACAAGTCTTCATGAATTGCAGCATCAGGATATTCAAACTCAAGATGTGGAGTTAGAGGCTGTTTACTTCCAGCAGCAATGGACTGAAGAATATCATCCTCTTTTTGCtgcttctctttaatttctttaatctCAGTCACCAAATCTGTATATTattcaacataaaaaattagaacacATTAAAAGGATCATACTACAAAAACTAGCAATGACGTTCAATACTTATGATATAGCATGAGTTTTTGTATGGTTGTTACCAAACAAACTTAAGAACGGGATTTAAGCTCAGCTGGGGTCATATAATGTAACAATTCAACCATATGATTTAAGCTCAACTTACATTTCGTGTGCAAGTTCTTtgaatcttgttgcttgaaATAGAAGCTACGGTGATCGAGTGACTTGTAGTGGTTCTTAGCATAAATTTCAGCCCAAACTTTATTGAAATCTGCACGACACTTAGTCCACTCCTCTTGTTTCTGCTTAAGTCGAGTCAATATTACAGGCAGAGCATGAGTTGGATTTTTACGCAAAATGTCTATCACATCGAGACCATGGTCACCGTACAAACGTTCAATACACCTTAAATTTAAAGCTGCAATACATAGACTCAGACAGTCAGGTCATGATATACTCTAACAACAAATCACAATTGTTGAAACATAACAATTTAGATTGACATCGTTGAGATACAACCAGTGAATTGATCTTCAATCCGGCCCAGGTTCTCCATCTTATTCTCATTAATGCTATTAGACAACTCCTCTACACGTTTCGCAGCAGAACTCACTGACTCTAATAGCATGTCCATTTCAAATCTACATAAGAAATAACAATATCATTATCTATCATTATACCTTTGACAAAACAGTGACtccaaaatgaaaaattatCCAGAAgccaaattataattattaatgataataatcagtgcaaaaaatgaaaagaacaaacataaaaaaaaataaaacaaaaaaaaagagaagctaAAAATACCTGTCATCTTCGCATCTGAATAAGCTTTCTTCATACTGATTCCTGCGCATATGTTTGAAAGAGTAATCCTCGCTTCCTGAAGTCACAGATACCCAATGGTCATTCAATACTTGAGCTCCAAGTTCAGATCTCTGACTAGCCACAGGAATTGGATACTGCAAAATTAGACAGCACAACGGAGTTCACAAGGACATCATATGTTAGCAAACCCAGCAtgtgagaaaacaaaaataagttACATACATCTGCAGGCAGCAGCCTGTAGCTTGGAGTACAACGTTTGCAATCACTAAGATCAAGTTCTTGAATGGATTTTCCCGAGTATTTACTgtatctttctttctctttaggTCCATCCATCTCACGCTTGTGCTCTTTATCTTTGTCCTCCAACTTTGATGATCTTGATATATGACCATCGGTAGACAGGGACTCTGTCAACATGTTTGCAGCATTAAAATTGATCAATATATGGACAGAATTAATATCATTTAAATCACCAGCGTTAGATTATTTCATTGAAGAAAAGCAGCATAAGTTTGAATCCCTCGTCCCCAAGTAAGAAaaggagaaacaaaaaaaagtcaaacgAGAGGTGTTATGTGTTGCCGTACTTTTACTCATGACACCAGCAAGGAATCCATCTGCAAAAAAAAATAAGCATGACACACACTTAAGGTATGACTAAATGAATGATAACATTATCAACAAGATAAAGAAGATAGTTGGAAGAATAATTACCAATATTTTCACAACGCTCCAGGAAATCATTGAATTCATGCAATAGATCGGAGTGTTTTCCAAGTAAATCAGTTACCTgaaataagaattttgaaatGGCATAAATTAATGCAGGAACCAAAAAAGGTCCAACTAATGTGTCAAAAGCAGCATATACCATCTGTGAAAGCTTTTGGTAGTCAATAATCTGAAGCATTGATTCGTAGATTGTTTATGGGATCTTTAGACACAAATACTACCAGGTACCCTCAATCAATGAATATTTAGAAAACTACTAAAGAACTAAAAGGtgttcatactttatttatgCATATCATCAAACATACTAACATTACCAAAACAGTCGAATGTCGGCATAGATACCAAAAACTGAATTACAGGATAGGAGATTAGGAGCAAAggcaaaaagagaagaaagaaagcacaTACCAAATTTTGCAAATCGTTCCTTTTTATTATCCCATTGCTGAAAATGTGAAGGCACTTCAAGAATGCTTGGTAGTCATCAGAACTGCTCAACTTCTCCTTAACTTTCTCGCAGAAGCTGAATGCTTGACCATACATGGCTGGTAGGAAGCAAAcaattccaataaaaaaaaggttagaaaaaatatataggTCGTCAATACTATTTGTCCACTTTCAGTCTGCCTACATTACACCTTTTGGCAAACTTCTCGACTTTATAAATCTAAAAGtcagaagaaagtaagaaacacAAATCATGTTTAGAAGAATGCAATCTGTCCAAAGCTTAGCATGATGGCTTACTCTTTAACGCATCTTTGTCATCATATGAAGGAAAGTCAGAAGCCATGGCAAACCCTTCCGCCTTCTTGACAGATTTCTTTTTGTCTTGAAAGCGTTGCAAGTTCAAATCCCTGCCATTATCAAGATCTTGTTCTCTCTCATCATGATCACGGACTCTTCTATCCCTATTCTCACGTTTCCTCTGCTCCTTGTGCATGTTTATTTTGTCATCATCCAGATCAGCTCGATCAACGCTCTGATCACGATCATGAGAGCCAAGAATCCTGTCTCGTCGATAACGTTGCTGTAGAATGAAATTTGTAACCCAACAATTAATAAGCAGATTACAAATTCAGAGGGGGGAAAGATTAACACTTACTACCTTGTCTACATGCACTTGTCGCATCATGGGTGCTGTAGAACTCCGCTCATTGAATCGTTGCAATGAACTTCGACCATATGGAGCATGCTGTGCAGAAGGTGCTTGAGAAGTATCTGGTAAGAATCTAGTGAACTCATCAAGCAAATCTCTATGGTCCTTGAAAAGGGTAGCAACCtagagaacaaaaaaaataagagtataCATTTCAACAGAGAGTCCTTGCCTTATGTAGAGAGagtgagagaaagagagaacaaGAGTCAATAAAATGTGTTatgtagagagagagagagagagagagaacaagAGTCAATAAAATGTGTTAAGAAAAAGTACCTCGTTATAAACCTCACCAATGTCCTTGTGCTCTTTGCGGTACATGTTCAAAATGTCCAAGAATGATTTGTAAACATGCTCATCATTTTGGAATCGTTTCTGTGGAAAAGCTCATCAACTAGACGTTAGagccaacaaaaaaaaaaaaaaccaaaataactcacaaacTGAAAACCACATTCACCTTTATCTTGTTCACAAAACTAATCGCTTCTTCAAATTCAACTGTTTTCTTCGGAGGAGCCTCTTCCTCATCAAGTGTTATCTCATATCCCTTAGGCAAGAAAGTGTTAAATCCAAATATCAAATTGTTGTGCCCTTTGAATAGCTCCTTCACCCTTGCTATGACACCAGCAGTGTCAGtcctgaaaaggaaaaaaaaatcaggCCAATGAACCTTTAAGCATAAAACTCCAATTTCCAGAAATACCGTACAAAGCATAAAAAGGGGTTAAGAGTCTACCTCTGAGCCTTGAAATCTTTCATGACCTCAAGGAACAAGTCATATTTTTCTCTCTGATCCTGAAACATGTCTTTCACTTCCTTCAAATAAGTTAAGGCATCATTGGTTGTCAATTTCTGAGACGGGGTtgctcctccaccaccaccacctccactTCCTCCTCCAGCACCTTGGGTTTGGCCATAGCTACATACACAGAACGCAACCATGATTTTAGATACCCGCAATATTAAGTGTATGTTTGGATTAAAGTTTGTAAATGGGTGTTTGTAAATAGATTTTAATACTCTTTTTCTAATACTCTCGGTATTCTTTAGTAATCTAATAGAATTAATAGAATTATAAtacaaagcaaaaaaaaatattccatacaaaatagaaataacaatagcggtaaaaaaaactcatataaacaaaaggtaataaaaactctaaaaaaataataatgtttcaTGAAAGCGCATTAGAAAAAAACAATTATTAAGAAAAGCAACAAAATTCGTCATATAAACAATGAAGGACAAAATTGGTagataagaaataaatttcaatctaACGGAGAAAATGGACGCAAAAGTAGAATTTTTAGCTTTAAGTAAACGTGGGTTAGAGGGTAGAATCACATTTGCGTTTAGAGGAAGAAAAAAGATAGCCAAACGAACAAGTGAAGCTTTTAAGAAAGTAAATGTGTGTCAGATGCTCCAAACGCTAAGCCAAACACACTCTAAATATTATACAAAGCTAATCTCTACATGATAACAAATGTTTCACTGATTTCGTACTACCCGAACTTTAGAACATCATCAGTCCAAAAGATTAATGTCTACACATATACAAGCAAACAGCGCCTCTATTCTATCGTTCTTCTAAGGTAATCATTAGGTGAATTAGACATATACTCATGTTACTTGCTTGCTAAGATTCATagtttcatataaaaaaacGTTAACAAACCACAACCTCTTGGTCCTATCTACACACACCCCTTCCTTTTAACCATTGATCCCACCATAAAACCCATTCAACggtcaatttaatttaaattaaagcaaaccctaaaaaaatccaACGCGAAAGGGGAAAAGCACACACATGCACAACTGAATTATTCATAATGGAAGCAAGAGACACACACAGGCTCAATTCTTTAAGCAATGaagcaagaaaaattaaaataaagaaataaagaaaaataaagagttaACAAGAAGTTATTCATGACacagtaaaacaaaaaaatattgccagatagagaaaaaaaaataatatcaactaGAAAAATAGGGTTAAGAACTTACGAATCACCACGTGAGGAAGCAAAGGGCCGTTTGAATTGAGAGCCAGAGAAAGCATCATCCCTTGTCCTCTTCATCTCTgcaacaacttaaaaaaaattcaaaccattAAAACGCAATCCGATCATAAATAACAAGATGAACATAGACATTCATTGAAAgcatgagaagaagaagagaaaagaaagtgaaaaggaaaagggaatgTTACTTTGTCGATTTTCACGGGAAAATTGAAGTTTTGCTGGAAAAACACAAGTCGAGCAGAAGAGATCTCTGAAGCGAAAAACAACTGTGACCGGTTTGATCCGAGGCAGCAACagcaagaacaagaagaacaataagtgaaaaaaaaaaaagagagcagAAAAAAGGggtaagaaaaaaaaggaaaataggtTAATTTTATGTGTGCCTCTCTCTCCCGCGCTTCTACGTTAGAGGAACAATTAAGAAAAAGGAACagtgaaaagaagagaaagaatgaATTTGGGGGTGAATgagggaagagaagaagaagaagccgtGGAGCGTTCAatagaagaagggaagagagaGTTTGGAACTCAAAAATTTTCGAgtttttgagagagagagagatgggaTCCTATTCAATGCTCCTCGAAACTTTAGAATATTAAAACTCCTTTTAAAGAGTTAGAAAATAGTTaacatttacttttttttttttggacagggTTAAcatttacatttattttatggtcttcttatttaaaatttgtttggactaaattattattttaatttgggCCATTTTAAGCCCATTGTATTTTTGGAATAATATTATTCATATTAAACTATTATaacatttttgaattaaaaaaaaaagattattatAACATTATTATAAAAGGTTTAAAAAACTGAAAAGTCAAACATAATTTTTgggattaattttaaaagactaaaatatttttaagattaaagttatttaatttaaattagaaatttaatttatttttaaaaagagtaAAACTCATTTCagtttaattataaaaagacaaaaatataccATTTAGGATTAGagttgtttaattattttagaaactaaaaaattatatttcaattttaaaagataaaattatctcttttaaagattaatttaaaaattctaaaatatttatttaaatattaataaaaagacaaaaatatctttttggtgttaattttgtttaaatgcagaaaaaaaactagaaatttaaataataaaaattattttagaattaaatttgtttaaatgaatcaaaaaacataattttaaattttaatttatcaaatactcttaaagaaataataagagaatgtgaatttgaatttaattaatagaatcaaatatattatttagtattaaCTTTAAATATTAAGATGTTCTTTTAGAATTAGAATACTTAAATGagttgaaaaagtaaaattttgaattttaatttaaaacactaaaatagagacaaaaataaaagagcaaaacaattaaaatagaaacaaaaattaaagaacagcTTAAAAATATATCCAGAATaaaagaacagaacaatcaaaatAGGGAATAAAAATTCCAAAACATCCTAAAAACATtctatttgaaataaaaatttaagaacagGAACAAGAAcatatccaaaataaaataacagaTTAAAATAGACTAAACAGAACAACCAAAAGAGAAATACATGGCTCAGGAAAGTAGAAGCAGAACGCCAGTAGAGAAGCACAATAACATTTATGCAACAGTATCACCAATGATACAGCTAGAAaactagaaaagaaaataaatgctACAAGAAGCATGAACAGCACAAACTTAACCATCTAAGGTTTTGTCAGAGAACGTGTATGATATTACCCAGCATAAAGTAGTGATTTGGAAACCGAAATTTTTCAATATCGTTCTTTGAAAGACATACATCACAGTTgtgcaattaaaaataattaaatatcaatgATACCGGGGATATAGTTAATCCGTCTTCCTTTACATATTTTCTGGGTTCATTTGAATAACATAAACCAAGCTCATAGATCACACACTTGCTAGacacaataaatttaaaatttaggggAAGCAATCACCTGGGGGCCAAAGATATAAACTGCAGTCCCAAGAATTGCAACTCCCTCTGTAACAAATGAAAAGAACAATGACTCTTTACACATTCTTCAAAGGcaagaaataattaaaacacaAGTGCCAGGAATGAATTTCAACACTAATTAGCCTCCTAGGCCCTAGCATTCACCACTCACACCACATGGAAGAAATAGGCGGCGAGTAACCACGGTGAAGAGAAGATAGCGACGACGCGGCTATGGTTGCGGCCTGCGGGACACTAAGCCAGCGAGACGAAGTGGCTCCGACACGGCGACGCGACTATGGAAACGATGAAGGAGACTTGGTCTGACGGAGATGATGAAGGAGATGNNNNNNNNNNNNNNNNNNNNNNNNNNNNNNNNNNNNNNNNNNNNNNNNNNNNNNNNNNNNNNNNNNNNNNNNNNNNNNNNNNNNNNNNNNNNNNNNNNNNNNNNNNNNNNNNNNNNNNNNNNNNNNNNNNNNNNNNNNNNNNNNNNNNNNNNNNNNNNNNNNNNNNNNNNNNNNNNNNNNNNNNNNNNNNNNNNNNNNNNNNNNttttaaaataaaaatataaaaatattgatttattaaataattaaagaaatttgATCGACTATCTATTCAACAAATTATTAGGAAGTATTGTAACATTTACCCAAAGATAGAGAGGGAAGGAGAAGGGGGCAAAGCAacaaaaaagaaggaaagaggTTCCAAAAAGTGGTTTTTGAGGAAGCTAGGTACGAAACGAGAACAGAGCATAGGTTTATGGTTGTTTTGGATTAGTTCGGTTTCGTTTATTACCTTTTTTTTGGTTCAATATTCTGCATATGTATTCTCTTTTGTCTATGGATCTGTGGATTATGTAAGCccatggtttttttttttaatctaaaataaaaaggagAAGATTTCTCAACATCTTTTTAGATTTTCcttctttttactattataatttttttaatcttttttttagttagaccgacaaaaagattttttacatttatttaataACTAGTaagatctatttttttataaaaaatattaaatatacccTTATAtatgatttcttttattttattatatgtgtAATACAATTGAATTTTGATAGTAATTAGTGGCTAAGAGATGAGAGTTGAATCTTAGTCCCTTTTTAATTGATAACGCTTTCTACCTTTAATAAATGTTTCAAGagagttttcttctttttgtctcgtaactAGTCAGgagacattttctttttatctcgtAACTAATCAGGAGATATTTTGCAATTTTGTCTCCTAGGCAACAGAATCAGAAATGGagtgaaagagagagagaatcacaCCAACAAGTATCCTgattcagctgctaagtgcaatgcagcctacatccagtctccatcagaataatgatggaatttcactataatcatacAGATTACAAAAACCAATTCTCCCAAGGAACTACCATTCCTATCCAAGACAAGTTCAGAATCTATTCCCAATCctaaacttgacttggtcacgtaccaagctttcaactgctaagtgctaacccaacttgtaaggggattcccacagaattaTGATACACAACATAGATGTATAAAGGACCTCTAAGACACCTAtagctttttctttaattttgtacaCTCTGCCTTATTTCACTCACTgcctttttcttacaaacctcactgtttgcctttttcaccatgagactcagacaaaaaaaactaaagaaaataaaaataaaacacattaaaagagaagaacttctgttagcttaggtagctaCGAGAACTCTATGCTGTCTCTCCTTGTCTCAAGCCTTGGCCGTTCACTCttattatagaaggggaagcttCCAAGGTTGAAACGGTTCAACCGAGCcaacttcttcttgttcaaCACCAATACTGGTTCAGacagagagaggagagagggaATCGAAAgcaaaaaccaacatgcaattacctctctCTCATCCCTTCTCATCAAGTTTCATCAATTTAAGCCTTCCATCTTAACTTGGTCCCTAAGAAGGATTTCTGACCCTTGATGAACACTTGATCCTTGACAGCTCCATCTGCTCCACTTCTGCTTCCTCCTCCACGTAGCTACAGTGGCTATCTTATGTAATgaatgaacaaaaaatataaacgAGTCATACCACAGAGATCTTCTTTTCTGACCGAATTGGATTGCTACCATTTTTAGGTATGGAGATCTTGAGGCTTCTTCACCACATCTTGCCATTAGTGATAAAGATCTCAGCCACGCCATACCTTGGATCTTCTTTTTACTAAGGCCATCATCACCTTAGCCTCTTATTTGTCCATagcttttctatgatttttctgATAACTTGCTTCAGTCCTCTTTTTCTGCTAGACATGAccgaaagagagaggagagagaagagagaaaagctTTCAATGTAATTGatgaatgaaattaaaatgaGTTAATTTTCCACTCCCTATGCATAGTAACATGTAACTCATTAAAagcaatcaaatcaatttcaaCTTTCTCTTTCTTGTTACCAATGCAATTAAATCTATTTAATTAGATTTGAATTCCATTCAAAGAAGGGAGTGGGTAACCGAGGAAAGCATGCgttaatgctttctttcttcttccaatTTTCGGACCAAGCCTTTGTTAGTCTTGTAACAAGGATTAATTGGGCTTGCTCAATAAATTCTGGCCCAACTAGCATAATAATTCAACCACACATTATCTAGCATTTTTGCACAAAGCTGAATATTATCATCACATTGGGCTTTGTTTAATTTTCGGCCCAGTCACACAATCTGCACATAACAAAATTGTTAATCAACCAAATTATCATTACAGTACAATTAAGTTAacaattttgtattttaatccCTTTTTAATTAATGTTTGATTATCATAATAATTTGGAGTTTTTCAGACTCAACAATCTCCctcttgatgacaaacattattaaaaattgaattgaaaaaggGTAAGGATTAAGAGTACTCCCTTGATGATTTTGGATCCTCCCCTTTTTCATTTGTCACATAGCTCCCCCTTAATATGTGCCATTTTATTAGAGGAAGCATTATCTATAACATTCTTAAAACCAAGCTTAAAGCCACAATGTATTCAACATATGGAATATTAACAAATGTTGAACAGCTTGATTTTTGAGCAGATGTATAATGATAATCAAAACTTAACTTGTTATCGTCTAAATAATTTTCTGCTCACAATAAATAGACATAAACATAAAGTATGTCTGAGTACAGAGTACGTTACAACCAAGACTCAGCATGTTCAAAACAAATAATTCCTATTAAAATATTTGGTGTCAAAACATTTAATCAAACAAAATTATTCAGCAACATAAAGTTCATTCATCATATCAGATTAgaaatttgcaaaaaaaaaaataatatcagaacataaaccataaaaatcaGAAAAGATTAGAGCACAAGAGTGATCATTCATATTTCAGCcctgtttcttttttctttttctttttaattcctCCCTCTTTTGTCATCAATGGGGTCCTgcaaaacaaatgaaaataatatgcCAAAGTGCAAAATATTTGTTTAACCAAAATAAAAGGATACAGAGTATCCAAGTACAGtcaatcaacaacaaaaaaaagtacTCAAAAGAGCAGTAAACTGGAAATTGTTTAAACATGAATGGGTAGCAGTGAGCCTAACAATTAGGCATCAGACAGATTCACATCAGAGTCAGAAAATTCATTGTCTTTGTTGGAGGGAGCCAGATCCTTTTCAAAGCTTTGGAGAAGCAGATTGATCCTTTCATTATATTTGTTCCAAGCTTTTTCATTTTGGTAAGCCTGCTTACGAGCTTC harbors:
- the LOC107471066 gene encoding paired amphipathic helix protein Sin3-like 2 isoform X1, yielding MKRTRDDAFSGSQFKRPFASSRGDSYGQTQGAGGGSGGGGGGGATPSQKLTTNDALTYLKEVKDMFQDQREKYDLFLEVMKDFKAQRTDTAGVIARVKELFKGHNNLIFGFNTFLPKGYEITLDEEEAPPKKTVEFEEAISFVNKIKKRFQNDEHVYKSFLDILNMYRKEHKDIGEVYNEVATLFKDHRDLLDEFTRFLPDTSQAPSAQHAPYGRSSLQRFNERSSTAPMMRQVHVDKQRYRRDRILGSHDRDQSVDRADLDDDKINMHKEQRKRENRDRRVRDHDEREQDLDNGRDLNLQRFQDKKKSVKKAEGFAMASDFPSYDDKDALKTMYGQAFSFCEKVKEKLSSSDDYQAFLKCLHIFSNGIIKRNDLQNLVTDLLGKHSDLLHEFNDFLERCENIDGFLAGVMSKKSLSTDGHISRSSKLEDKDKEHKREMDGPKEKERYSKYSGKSIQELDLSDCKRCTPSYRLLPADYPIPVASQRSELGAQVLNDHWVSVTSGSEDYSFKHMRRNQYEESLFRCEDDRFEMDMLLESVSSAAKRVEELSNSINENKMENLGRIEDQFTALNLRCIERLYGDHGLDVIDILRKNPTHALPVILTRLKQKQEEWTKCRADFNKVWAEIYAKNHYKSLDHRSFYFKQQDSKNLHTKYLVTEIKEIKEKQQKEDDILQSIAAGSKQPLTPHLEFEYPDAAIHEDLYKLIRYSCEEIYSSRELMNKTMRLWCTFLEPMLGVPSRSHGTEKVEERKAGPNVGNAGNGSPHGDSISINSRLPKSDKNEADGRVPDVKNVHRTSAAANDKENGSVGRENFCRDEPPLDKGQTNIECNNKVSGINKQFSADEQGAKNNALISVRGEKLEDNPSRNNEELTPEGAVTTPSRPTDADESVPKPQEVNATLVEGSDVTAPVTVADGVPTQSSKVRSHEESAGPCKTEKEEGELSPNGDSEEDNFVAYGDSNVQSMSKSKHTIERRKYQSRIGEDESCPEAGAGDNDADADDEDSENVSEAGEDVSGSESAGDECFREDHEDEEDIEHDDVDGKAESEGEAEGTCDAQSAGGDGSSQPHSERFLSSVKPLTKHVSAVSYVEDMKDSRVFYGNDDFYALFRLHQLLYERILSAKTNATNSEMKWKAKDASSPDPYLKFMDALYSLLDGSFENAKFEDECKLVRHLQNVATDDMANKLLQLYEYEKSRKPGKLNDSVYHANAHVILNEDNIYRLQCSSPPSRLSIQLMDNMNEKPEMFAVSIDPNFSFYLHNDFLSVLPSKKEPHGILLQRNKRKFGDIDELSGITSAMEGVKLINGLECKIACSSSKISYVLDTQDFFFRPKRRRQASPETRSCRHRRDREERYRRLMATVSQ